Proteins co-encoded in one Streptomyces sp. NBC_00557 genomic window:
- a CDS encoding FAD-dependent oxidoreductase translates to MTKAVVLGGGMAGMLAASALARHADEVTIVEGDRLPDVPAPRRGLPQGYHSHMFMGGGALALEDLLPGVLDRLHAAGASRRGMPWNTLTLSAGGWFPRHHGDAFIVVCSRELTDHVVRGRVLEADDIEVVQSAKVVGLTGDAARVTGVRLQDEDGERVLAADFVVDATGRRSKAPEWLVEIGVPEVEEEFVDPGLAYSTRLYRAPQGVHPDFPAVLIQPQAGTGQPGRGATLFPIEGGRWIATMTGTRGAQPPSDAAGFDAFARGQRHSVIADLLAQAEPISEVRPYKGTVNRRRYYERLPLPEGFALVGDAVAALNPVYAHGMSASAFGALALRAALEEVGLKPGLAARAQAGVAAAVETPWSMAVQQDVAFPDVRTNRTAVAGPGPEEQEFMGRLAATSLSEPVVANALFGVYTLMTPAAEMVTPEVQELVRRGPSRPQLTAEEAIAQFPELGGLLTPAAVH, encoded by the coding sequence ATGACCAAGGCAGTAGTGCTCGGCGGCGGGATGGCGGGGATGCTCGCGGCCTCTGCCCTGGCCCGTCACGCCGACGAGGTCACCATCGTGGAGGGCGACCGGCTGCCCGACGTACCCGCGCCGCGGCGCGGGCTGCCGCAGGGTTACCACAGCCACATGTTCATGGGCGGCGGGGCCCTCGCCCTGGAGGACCTGCTGCCCGGCGTACTCGACCGGCTCCACGCCGCGGGTGCTTCCCGCCGCGGCATGCCGTGGAACACGCTGACGCTGTCGGCCGGCGGCTGGTTCCCGCGTCACCACGGCGACGCCTTCATCGTCGTGTGCAGCCGGGAGCTGACCGACCACGTGGTGCGCGGGCGGGTCCTGGAGGCCGACGACATCGAGGTCGTGCAGTCGGCGAAGGTCGTCGGGCTGACCGGCGACGCGGCCCGGGTCACCGGGGTGCGGCTGCAGGACGAGGACGGCGAGCGGGTGCTCGCCGCGGACTTCGTGGTGGACGCCACCGGTCGCCGTTCCAAGGCGCCCGAGTGGCTGGTGGAGATAGGCGTCCCGGAGGTCGAGGAGGAGTTCGTCGACCCGGGTCTGGCGTACTCGACGCGGCTGTACCGGGCGCCGCAGGGCGTGCACCCGGACTTCCCCGCGGTGCTGATCCAGCCGCAGGCGGGCACCGGGCAGCCGGGCCGTGGCGCGACGCTGTTCCCGATCGAGGGCGGCCGCTGGATCGCCACGATGACCGGCACGCGCGGGGCGCAGCCGCCCTCGGACGCGGCCGGGTTCGACGCGTTCGCCCGCGGACAGCGGCACTCGGTGATCGCCGACCTGCTCGCGCAGGCGGAGCCGATCAGCGAGGTCCGCCCTTACAAGGGCACGGTCAACCGGCGCCGTTACTACGAGCGGCTGCCGCTGCCCGAGGGCTTCGCCCTGGTGGGCGATGCCGTGGCAGCTCTGAACCCGGTGTACGCGCACGGCATGTCGGCCTCCGCCTTCGGTGCGCTCGCGCTGCGTGCGGCGCTGGAGGAGGTCGGTCTCAAGCCGGGGCTCGCCGCCCGGGCGCAGGCCGGGGTGGCGGCCGCCGTCGAGACGCCGTGGTCGATGGCCGTACAGCAGGACGTCGCCTTCCCCGACGTGCGCACCAACCGGACGGCCGTGGCCGGGCCGGGCCCCGAGGAGCAGGAGTTCATGGGACGGCTCGCGGCGACGTCGCTCAGCGAACCGGTCGTCGCGAACGCCCTGTTCGGTGTCTACACGCTGATGACACCGGCGGCCGAGATGGTCACGCCGGAGGTCCAGGAGCTGGTTCGGCGCGGCCCGAGCCGGCCGCAGCTGACCGCCGAGGAGGCCATCGCGCAGTTCCCGGAGCTGGGCGGTCTGCTCACCCCCGCCGCTGTGCACTAG
- a CDS encoding cytochrome P450: protein MADLVNDERTETETPSFPLAEKCPFRHTPEYARLRAEEPVSKVKVEVSGKEAWVVATHDLVKQVLTSPAMSSNWRNPGYPHQVALSQEILNTLELPLLALDAPEHTVRRRLLIPEFTVKRVTALRPRIQRFVDDCIDRMLAKGGPVDLVQELAVPVPTLLFAELMGAPAEDATSFREHAEGTMTRGLEADELDRRQLEMEQHLAALVTEKEKNPTDDLLSRIIAKNKEDGALEHHDLVAIARMLMFGGFDTAANMISLGTVTLLQHPEQLEQIKADPSLTPKAIGELLRYLSINDSASARVATEDVRLGDVTVREGEGVILLYGSANRDEAVFDDPDVFDIHRDTRGHVAFGGGVHQCPGASLVKVELEIVFNTLFRRIPELRLAVPFEELSFKNDTLIYGMYECPVTW from the coding sequence ATGGCAGACCTCGTCAACGACGAACGAACGGAAACCGAGACCCCCTCCTTTCCGTTGGCCGAGAAATGCCCGTTCCGCCACACTCCGGAATACGCGCGACTGCGGGCCGAAGAGCCGGTCTCCAAGGTCAAGGTGGAGGTGTCGGGCAAGGAGGCGTGGGTGGTGGCCACCCATGACCTCGTCAAGCAGGTGCTGACCTCGCCGGCGATGAGCTCCAACTGGCGCAATCCGGGGTACCCGCACCAGGTCGCGCTGTCCCAGGAGATCCTCAACACCCTCGAACTGCCGCTGCTGGCCCTGGACGCACCCGAGCACACCGTACGCCGGCGCCTGCTGATCCCCGAGTTCACCGTCAAGCGCGTCACGGCGCTGCGGCCCCGCATCCAGCGGTTCGTGGACGACTGCATCGACCGGATGCTCGCCAAGGGCGGCCCCGTCGACCTCGTGCAGGAACTCGCCGTGCCGGTGCCCACGCTGCTGTTCGCCGAGCTGATGGGCGCCCCCGCCGAGGACGCCACGTCGTTCCGGGAGCACGCCGAGGGCACCATGACCCGGGGGCTGGAGGCCGACGAACTCGACCGGCGCCAGCTGGAGATGGAGCAGCACCTGGCCGCGCTGGTCACGGAGAAGGAGAAGAACCCGACCGACGACCTGCTCAGCCGCATCATCGCCAAGAACAAGGAGGACGGGGCGCTCGAGCACCACGACCTGGTGGCCATCGCCCGCATGCTCATGTTCGGCGGTTTCGACACCGCGGCCAACATGATCTCGCTGGGGACGGTGACCCTGCTGCAGCACCCCGAGCAGCTCGAGCAGATCAAGGCCGACCCGTCGCTGACCCCGAAGGCGATCGGGGAGCTGCTGCGCTACCTGTCGATCAACGACTCGGCGAGCGCCCGTGTCGCCACGGAGGACGTGCGGCTCGGCGACGTGACGGTCCGTGAGGGCGAGGGCGTCATCCTGCTGTACGGCTCCGCCAACCGCGACGAGGCCGTCTTCGACGATCCCGACGTCTTCGACATCCACCGCGACACCCGCGGCCATGTGGCCTTCGGTGGCGGCGTCCACCAGTGCCCCGGGGCGAGCCTGGTGAAGGTCGAGCTGGAGATCGTCTTCAACACGCTGTTCCGCCGCATCCCCGAGCTGCGGCTCGCCGTGCCGTTCGAGGAGCTGTCGTTCAAGAACGACACGCTCATCTACGGCATGTACGAGTGCCCCGTCACATGGTGA
- a CDS encoding ferredoxin, with protein MRVSVDRELCTGTGSCVFAAPGVFEQDDTDGRVVLLREHPEPGESDDVQEAADVCPVAAIKLHRR; from the coding sequence GTGCGGGTCAGCGTCGACCGGGAGCTGTGCACGGGCACCGGTTCGTGTGTGTTCGCCGCTCCCGGCGTGTTCGAGCAGGACGACACCGACGGCCGCGTCGTCCTGCTGAGGGAACACCCCGAGCCGGGCGAGTCGGACGACGTGCAGGAGGCGGCCGACGTCTGCCCCGTGGCCGCCATCAAGCTGCACCGACGATGA
- a CDS encoding SDR family NAD(P)-dependent oxidoreductase, translated as MAWPVSGKSAAALRAQARRLRDHLVATPGTRPVDVALTLTTRAVLEHRAVVLGADEATLLAGLEAVAEDRGGEQAVVGAAHGDPRPVFVLPGDGVPEAAGLLDAAPAFADRMAECARALRPLTGWELLEVARGTRTAPDAAAPLRWAVSVSLCALWESLGVRPAAVTGVGDGETAAACVTGALSLEDGARLVVSGGRPDAGALRTGGALRLGAPLEETVRALRTKRHEVFVVPDAALAGRVTAAAGEGATVLAPGPDGFLGQLARAHVRGVTVRWAGLLEKTGAVGVDLPTYAFQRRRYWSVPVVAADAGELGLSAVAHPLLGAAVELGEQGALVFTGRLSARTHPWIADHAALGSTLLPGTAFVELAVHAGGTVGLDLLEELTLHEPLVLPEDDAVQLRVLLGDADATGRRTVTVHGRAEGRGTAWVRHATGVLAAGAPEGTGLTEWPPAGARPVALDGLYERLRARGYDYGPVFQGLRAVWRGGDDVFAEVVLPGQTRDEAGRFGVHPALLDAALHAALAVEDADGGQGGETVLPFAWTGVSLHASGATELRVRLSPAGHDGTAISAADPAGRPVLSVASLVARPVAAQSLGEQPWRLEWATRPLPAGPDEAGAPVVAVLGEAGVPGHFAYPDLAALGAAVDGGLTVPEWVLCPVARPDGEVPAAVRAVSHRALDLVQQWLGDARFASSRLVFVTEGAAGEGATDVVLAPVWGLVRAAEAENPGRFVLADVDGSAAAYAALPGVLESGETEVALHGGELRVPRLVRGAGPEAQASLDPDGTVLITGGTGGLGALVARRLVTGHGMRRLLLTSRRGPAAPGAAELVAELEALGAEVTVAACDVGDRDSLARVLDSVPAAHPLTGVVHAAGVLDDGVVESLTADRLDTVLAAKADGAWHLHQLTAGQELAFFQLFSSAAGTLGAAGQANYATANTFVDALARHRRAAGLPATSLAWGLWATGGMAEQLTDADVERLRRQGFPPLSAEEGLALFDAALGSAEPLLLLLRLDVAALRAQADAGSAQTVLRDLVPPAVRRPAGAAARPVDGTLADRLAALSEADRERELLHLVRTQVATVLGHDSAEAVEPDRAFQELGFDSLAAVELRNTLRTVVGHSLPATLVFDYPSARAVAGHLATLLSGTRDRAAGATAATAVAADDDPIVIVSMACRYPGGVGSPEDLWRLVADGVDAVTEFPADRGWDVEGTYDPEPGTPGRTYTRSGAFLHGAGDFDNRFFGISPNESLGMDPQQRLLLEVSWELFERAGIDPAALKGSSTGVFTGVMYHDYPFASATGSIVSGRLAYHYGLEGPAVSLDTACSSSLVALHLAVRALRAGECSLALAGGVTVMSTMETFIEFSSQRGLSADGRCRSFDAAADGTGWGEGAGLLLVERLSDARRNRHPVLAVVRGSAVNQDGASNGLTAPNGPAQQRVIRQALADAGLGTDDVDAVEAHGTATVLGDPIEAQSLLATYGQDRPAEHPLWLGSLKSNIGHTQAAAGVGGIIKMVQAMHHGLLPRTLHLNEPSPKVDWSAGQVRLLTEATPWPQRGRPRRAGVSSFGISGTNAHVVLEQSPDDGGRAFLFTGQGAQRLGMGRELAETYPVFAQALEAVLAAVDTHLDRPLREVMWGDDADLLNQTQYTQPALFAFEVALYRLIESFGVIPDHLAGHSIGEIAAAHVAGVFSLDDAARLVTARGRLMQALPTGGTMIAVQATEDEVLPLLTDQTGIAALNAPDSTVISGSEDAVLTIKAHFDSLRRKTKQLAVSHAFHSPLMDPVLDDFRTVAESLTYQQPRIPFVSTVTGDTVTDELTTPDYWTEHIRKPVRFTEALTRIPATTHLEIGPDAVLTALGPASVDDATFTATQRRGHGEQAEFTSAMERLGGAECRTVPRLVPLLLSAKTAEALPAQAERLHRLLATDPAPRLTDVGYSTAASRVPLEHRAVVWATDRDDALEGLLALAEDRELPGIIRGRVRNAEGLAFLFTGQGAQRLGMGRELADTYPAFAQALEAVLAAVDTHLDRPLREVIWGDDADLLNQTQYTQPALFAFEVALYRLIESLGITPDHLAGHSIGEIAAAHVAGVFTLDDAARLVTARGRLMQALPTGGTMIAVQATEEEVLPLLTDQTGIAALNAPDSTVISGSEDAVAAIAEQFAAQGRKTKQLAVSHAFHSPLMDPVLDDFRTVAESLTYQQPRIPFVSTVTGQPVTDELTTPDYWTEHIRKPVRFTEALTRIPATTHLEIGPDTVLTALGPATTDDATFIPTQRRDRDETHELAAALGHLHTTGTRVDWTAYYATTGARRTDLPTYAFQRTRYWLAPRSSGDAAVGVGQESSGHPLLGAEVALPDGGLVLTGAVAPGTAPWLADHSLLGTPVLPASALVELALHAGDRLGHGTLTEFGVERPLVLSAEATVALRVVVEAPQEQGGRTVTVHSRRQGADWIRHAIGVLRPEEPGAPAGPGAWPPAGATREAFDDGYDVLAGRGHHYGPALESVRAVWRRGEELFAEVALPEGTAADGFGLHPALLEAVFHPVWAAAGGGQEPGPLLPADWRDVTLHAAGASELCVRIAPADGEGVLLSAVDSSGAPVFSARSVGFRTVTAEQLGVEEGAVAPVRRRATTRRAVGEEGGARLRRRLAALPEGERDRELLDLVRTQVAEVLGHPSGSLVEPDEAFQELGFDSMAATELRRRLGGATGLELPATLAFDQPSARAVAGYLRAELAPPPVDPVASVLAEVDRLAEALAMVPVGDDGGRTRVGARLEALARRWQDLAGREVEAVEEDLGSATDDELFEALDRELGLS; from the coding sequence GTGGCTTGGCCGGTCTCGGGCAAGAGCGCCGCCGCACTGCGTGCCCAGGCCCGGCGACTGCGCGATCATCTCGTGGCGACGCCCGGCACCAGGCCGGTCGACGTGGCCCTGACCCTGACCACACGGGCCGTTCTGGAGCACCGGGCCGTCGTCCTCGGCGCGGACGAGGCGACGCTGCTGGCCGGTCTGGAGGCGGTGGCCGAGGACCGCGGCGGCGAGCAGGCGGTGGTGGGTGCCGCGCACGGTGATCCGCGCCCGGTCTTCGTCCTGCCCGGCGACGGCGTGCCCGAGGCGGCCGGACTCCTGGACGCCGCCCCGGCGTTCGCCGACCGGATGGCCGAGTGTGCGCGGGCCCTGCGTCCGCTGACGGGCTGGGAGCTGCTGGAGGTGGCCCGCGGGACGCGGACCGCACCCGACGCGGCGGCGCCGCTGCGCTGGGCGGTGTCGGTGTCCCTGTGCGCCTTGTGGGAGTCGCTCGGGGTACGGCCGGCCGCCGTGACGGGCGTCGGCGACGGCGAGACGGCGGCGGCCTGCGTCACCGGGGCACTGTCCCTGGAGGACGGGGCACGGCTGGTCGTCTCCGGTGGGCGGCCCGACGCCGGGGCGCTGCGCACCGGTGGCGCGCTGCGGCTGGGCGCCCCGCTGGAGGAGACCGTACGGGCGCTGAGGACGAAACGGCACGAGGTGTTCGTCGTACCGGACGCGGCTCTCGCCGGGCGGGTGACGGCCGCCGCCGGTGAGGGGGCGACCGTGCTGGCGCCCGGCCCCGACGGGTTCCTCGGCCAGCTGGCCCGGGCCCACGTGCGGGGCGTGACCGTGCGCTGGGCTGGGCTGCTCGAGAAGACCGGCGCGGTCGGCGTCGACCTGCCCACCTACGCCTTCCAGCGCCGCCGGTACTGGTCGGTGCCGGTGGTGGCGGCGGACGCCGGCGAGCTGGGTCTGTCGGCCGTCGCCCATCCCCTGCTGGGCGCCGCGGTGGAACTGGGCGAGCAGGGCGCCCTGGTCTTCACGGGGCGGCTGTCCGCCCGTACCCATCCCTGGATCGCCGACCACGCGGCGCTGGGCAGCACCTTGCTGCCGGGCACGGCGTTCGTCGAGCTGGCCGTCCACGCGGGCGGCACCGTGGGCCTTGACCTGCTGGAAGAACTGACCCTGCACGAGCCCTTGGTGCTGCCCGAGGACGATGCCGTGCAGCTCCGGGTGCTGCTCGGCGACGCCGACGCCACCGGCCGCCGTACCGTCACCGTGCACGGCCGGGCGGAGGGCCGGGGGACGGCGTGGGTGCGGCACGCGACCGGTGTGCTGGCCGCGGGCGCGCCCGAGGGCACCGGGCTCACCGAGTGGCCGCCGGCCGGCGCGCGGCCGGTCGCGCTGGACGGCCTGTACGAGCGGCTGCGGGCCCGCGGATACGACTACGGGCCGGTGTTCCAGGGCCTGCGCGCGGTGTGGCGCGGCGGCGACGACGTCTTCGCCGAGGTGGTGCTGCCCGGCCAGACCCGCGACGAGGCCGGGCGCTTCGGTGTGCATCCGGCCCTGCTGGACGCGGCCCTGCACGCCGCGCTCGCCGTGGAGGACGCCGACGGCGGTCAGGGCGGCGAGACGGTACTGCCGTTCGCCTGGACCGGGGTGTCGCTGCACGCGTCCGGCGCCACCGAACTGCGGGTGCGGCTCAGCCCGGCCGGCCACGACGGTACGGCGATCAGCGCCGCCGACCCCGCCGGCCGTCCCGTTCTGTCCGTGGCCTCGCTGGTGGCGCGGCCCGTCGCCGCGCAGAGCCTGGGCGAGCAGCCCTGGCGGCTGGAGTGGGCCACGCGGCCGCTGCCCGCCGGACCGGACGAGGCGGGCGCGCCGGTGGTGGCGGTGCTGGGCGAGGCCGGGGTACCGGGGCACTTCGCGTACCCGGACCTGGCGGCACTGGGCGCGGCCGTGGACGGCGGACTGACCGTGCCGGAGTGGGTGCTGTGCCCGGTGGCACGGCCGGACGGCGAGGTGCCGGCGGCCGTGCGCGCCGTCAGCCACCGCGCGCTGGACCTGGTCCAGCAGTGGCTGGGCGACGCCCGGTTCGCCTCCTCCAGGCTGGTGTTCGTCACCGAGGGCGCCGCCGGAGAGGGCGCCACGGACGTCGTCCTGGCTCCCGTGTGGGGTCTGGTGCGGGCGGCCGAGGCGGAGAACCCGGGCCGGTTCGTGCTGGCCGATGTCGACGGCAGCGCGGCCGCGTACGCCGCCCTGCCCGGCGTGCTGGAAAGCGGCGAAACGGAGGTCGCGCTGCACGGCGGCGAGCTGCGGGTGCCGCGGCTGGTACGCGGGGCCGGCCCGGAAGCCCAGGCCTCCCTCGACCCCGACGGCACGGTGCTGATCACCGGTGGCACCGGCGGCCTGGGCGCGCTGGTCGCGCGCCGGCTGGTGACCGGGCACGGGATGCGCAGGCTGCTGCTGACCAGCCGGCGCGGCCCTGCCGCTCCCGGGGCGGCGGAGCTGGTGGCCGAACTGGAGGCCCTCGGCGCCGAGGTGACCGTCGCGGCGTGCGACGTCGGAGACCGCGACTCGCTCGCCCGGGTCCTGGACTCGGTGCCCGCCGCCCACCCGCTGACGGGTGTGGTGCACGCGGCCGGCGTCCTCGACGACGGGGTGGTGGAGTCCCTGACCGCCGACCGCCTGGACACCGTCCTGGCCGCGAAGGCGGACGGTGCCTGGCATCTGCACCAGCTCACCGCCGGTCAGGAGCTCGCGTTCTTCCAGCTGTTCTCATCCGCCGCCGGCACCCTGGGCGCCGCGGGCCAGGCCAACTACGCCACGGCCAACACCTTCGTCGACGCCCTGGCCCGTCACCGGCGGGCGGCCGGGCTGCCGGCCACCTCCCTGGCCTGGGGCCTGTGGGCGACCGGGGGCATGGCCGAGCAGCTGACCGACGCCGACGTGGAGCGGCTGCGCCGCCAGGGCTTCCCGCCGCTGTCGGCGGAGGAGGGGCTGGCCCTGTTCGACGCGGCGCTGGGCAGCGCGGAACCGCTGTTGCTGCTGCTGCGCCTGGACGTCGCCGCGCTTCGCGCGCAGGCCGACGCGGGATCGGCCCAGACCGTGCTGCGCGACCTGGTGCCGCCTGCCGTACGACGGCCTGCGGGTGCAGCGGCGCGGCCGGTGGACGGCACGCTCGCGGACCGGCTGGCGGCCCTGTCCGAGGCGGACCGCGAGCGGGAGCTGCTGCACCTGGTGCGGACCCAGGTCGCCACCGTGCTCGGCCACGACTCCGCCGAGGCCGTCGAACCCGACCGGGCCTTCCAGGAGCTGGGATTCGACTCGCTCGCCGCCGTCGAACTGCGCAACACCCTGCGCACCGTGGTGGGCCACAGTCTGCCCGCCACCCTGGTCTTCGACTATCCGAGCGCCCGCGCCGTCGCCGGACACCTGGCGACGCTGCTGTCGGGCACTCGGGACCGGGCGGCCGGCGCCACCGCCGCGACGGCCGTCGCGGCGGACGACGACCCGATCGTCATCGTCTCCATGGCCTGCCGCTATCCCGGCGGGGTCGGCTCTCCGGAGGACCTGTGGCGGCTGGTCGCCGACGGGGTGGACGCCGTCACCGAGTTCCCCGCCGACCGCGGCTGGGACGTCGAGGGGACGTACGACCCCGAGCCGGGCACACCCGGCAGGACGTACACCCGCTCGGGCGCCTTCCTGCACGGCGCGGGCGACTTCGACAACCGCTTCTTCGGCATCAGCCCGAACGAATCACTCGGCATGGATCCCCAGCAGCGGCTGCTGCTGGAGGTGTCCTGGGAACTGTTCGAGCGGGCCGGGATCGACCCGGCGGCGCTCAAGGGCAGCTCCACGGGCGTGTTCACCGGCGTGATGTACCACGACTACCCGTTCGCCTCGGCCACCGGTTCGATCGTCTCCGGACGGCTGGCGTACCACTACGGCCTGGAAGGGCCGGCCGTCTCCCTGGACACGGCCTGCTCCTCCTCGCTGGTCGCCCTGCACCTGGCGGTCCGCGCGCTGCGGGCCGGCGAGTGCTCCCTGGCGCTGGCGGGCGGGGTGACGGTGATGTCGACGATGGAGACGTTCATCGAGTTCAGCAGCCAGCGCGGGCTGTCCGCCGACGGTCGCTGCCGTTCCTTCGACGCTGCCGCGGACGGCACCGGCTGGGGCGAGGGCGCGGGTCTGCTGCTGGTGGAGCGGCTGTCGGACGCGCGCCGTAACCGCCACCCCGTGCTGGCGGTGGTCCGCGGCTCGGCGGTCAACCAGGACGGTGCGAGCAACGGGCTGACCGCGCCCAACGGCCCCGCCCAGCAGCGGGTGATCCGCCAGGCGCTCGCGGACGCCGGTCTCGGCACGGACGACGTCGACGCCGTGGAGGCGCACGGCACGGCCACCGTGCTCGGCGACCCGATCGAGGCGCAGTCGCTGCTGGCGACGTACGGGCAGGACCGGCCGGCGGAGCACCCGTTGTGGCTCGGCTCCCTGAAGTCCAACATCGGCCACACCCAGGCCGCCGCCGGCGTGGGCGGCATCATCAAGATGGTGCAGGCCATGCACCACGGGCTGCTGCCGAGGACGCTGCACCTGAACGAGCCGTCGCCGAAGGTCGACTGGTCGGCGGGACAGGTACGGCTGCTGACGGAGGCGACCCCGTGGCCGCAGCGCGGGCGTCCCCGCCGGGCCGGTGTGTCCTCGTTCGGCATCAGCGGCACCAACGCGCATGTCGTGCTGGAACAGTCGCCCGACGACGGTGGCCGGGCGTTCCTGTTCACGGGGCAGGGCGCGCAGCGCCTCGGCATGGGCCGGGAGCTGGCCGAGACCTACCCCGTCTTCGCCCAGGCCCTCGAGGCGGTGCTCGCCGCCGTCGACACACACCTGGACCGGCCACTGCGCGAGGTGATGTGGGGCGACGACGCCGACCTGCTCAACCAGACCCAGTACACCCAGCCCGCCCTGTTCGCCTTCGAAGTCGCCCTCTACCGGCTCATCGAGTCCTTCGGCGTCATCCCCGACCATCTCGCCGGACACTCCATCGGCGAGATCGCCGCCGCCCACGTCGCCGGCGTGTTCTCCCTCGACGACGCCGCCCGCCTGGTCACCGCCCGCGGACGCCTCATGCAGGCCCTCCCCACCGGCGGCACCATGATCGCCGTACAGGCCACCGAGGACGAAGTCCTGCCGCTGCTGACCGACCAGACCGGCATCGCCGCCCTCAACGCCCCCGACTCCACCGTGATCTCGGGCAGCGAGGACGCCGTCCTCACGATCAAGGCCCACTTCGACAGCCTGCGCCGCAAGACCAAGCAGCTCGCCGTCAGCCACGCCTTCCACTCCCCCCTCATGGACCCCGTCCTCGACGACTTCCGCACCGTCGCCGAATCCCTGACCTACCAGCAGCCGCGCATCCCGTTCGTCTCCACCGTCACCGGCGACACCGTCACCGACGAACTCACCACCCCCGACTACTGGACCGAACACATCCGCAAGCCCGTCCGCTTCACCGAAGCCCTCACCCGCATACCCGCCACCACCCACCTGGAGATCGGCCCCGACGCCGTCCTCACCGCCCTCGGACCCGCCTCGGTCGACGACGCCACGTTCACGGCGACGCAGCGCCGGGGCCACGGAGAGCAGGCCGAGTTCACCTCCGCGATGGAGCGGCTCGGCGGCGCCGAATGCCGCACCGTCCCCCGCCTGGTGCCGCTGCTGCTGTCGGCGAAGACCGCCGAGGCCCTGCCCGCGCAGGCAGAGCGCCTGCACCGATTGCTGGCCACGGATCCCGCTCCGCGGCTGACCGATGTCGGATATTCCACCGCCGCCTCCCGGGTCCCGCTGGAACACCGTGCCGTGGTCTGGGCCACCGACCGGGACGACGCCCTGGAGGGACTGCTCGCCCTGGCAGAGGACCGTGAGCTGCCCGGGATCATCCGAGGTCGTGTGCGGAACGCCGAGGGCCTTGCCTTCCTGTTCACGGGGCAGGGCGCGCAGCGGCTCGGCATGGGCCGGGAGCTGGCCGACACCTACCCCGCCTTCGCCCAGGCCCTCGAGGCGGTGCTCGCCGCCGTCGACACACACCTGGACCGGCCACTGCGCGAGGTCATCTGGGGCGACGACGCCGACCTGCTCAACCAGACCCAGTACACCCAGCCCGCCCTCTTCGCCTTCGAAGTCGCCCTCTACCGGCTCATCGAGTCCCTCGGCATCACCCCCGACCACCTCGCCGGACACTCCATCGGCGAGATCGCCGCCGCCCACGTCGCCGGCGTGTTCACCCTCGACGACGCCGCCCGCCTGGTCACGGCCCGCGGACGGCTCATGCAGGCCCTCCCCACCGGCGGCACCATGATCGCCGTACAGGCCACCGAGGAGGAAGTCCTGCCGCTGCTGACCGACCAGACCGGCATCGCCGCCCTCAACGCCCCCGACTCCACGGTGATCTCGGGCAGCGAGGACGCGGTGGCGGCGATCGCGGAGCAGTTCGCCGCACAGGGCCGCAAGACCAAGCAGCTCGCCGTCAGCCACGCCTTCCACTCCCCCCTCATGGACCCCGTCCTCGACGACTTCCGCACCGTCGCCGAATCCCTGACCTACCAGCAGCCGCGCATCCCGTTCGTCTCCACCGTCACCGGACAGCCGGTCACCGACGAACTCACCACCCCCGACTACTGGACCGAACACATCCGCAAGCCCGTCCGCTTCACCGAAGCCCTCACCCGCATACCCGCCACCACCCACCTGGAGATCGGCCCCGACACCGTCCTCACCGCCCTCGGACCCGCCACCACCGACGACGCCACCTTCATCCCCACCCAACGCCGCGACCGCGACGAAACCCACGAACTCGCCGCCGCACTCGGCCACCTGCACACCACCGGCACCCGCGTGGACTGGACCGCCTACTACGCCACCACCGGCGCCCGCCGCACCGACCTGCCCACCTACGCCTTCCAGCGCACCCGCTACTGGTTGGCCCCGCGGTCGTCGGGCGACGCCGCAGTGGGCGTCGGGCAGGAGTCGAGCGGGCATCCGCTGCTGGGGGCCGAGGTGGCCCTGCCGGACGGCGGGCTGGTGCTGACCGGGGCCGTGGCCCCGGGCACCGCGCCCTGGCTGGCCGACCACAGCCTGCTGGGCACGCCGGTGCTGCCGGCGTCGGCCCTGGTGGAGCTGGCGTTGCACGCGGGCGACCGGCTGGGACACGGGACGCTGACCGAGTTCGGCGTCGAACGGCCGCTGGTGCTGTCGGCGGAAGCGACCGTGGCGCTGCGGGTCGTGGTCGAGGCGCCGCAGGAGCAGGGCGGCCGTACCGTGACCGTGCACTCCCGGCGGCAGGGCGCGGACTGGATCCGGCACGCGATCGGCGTGCTGCGTCCGGAGGAGCCCGGCGCACCGGCCGGCCCGGGAGCCTGGCCGCCGGCCGGTGCGACGCGTGAGGCGTTCGACGACGGCTACGACGTCCTGGCCGGGCGCGGTCACCACTACGGCCCCGCGCTGGAGTCGGTGCGTGCGGTCTGGCGGCGCGGTGAGGAGCTGTTCGCCGAGGTGGCGCTGCCGGAAGGTACGGCGGCCGACGGCTTCGGTCTGCATCCCGCGCTGCTGGAGGCCGTGTTCCATCCCGTGTGGGCCGCCGCCGGCGGCGGCCAGGAGCCCGGGCCACTGCTGCCCGCCGACTGGCGGGACGTGACGCTGCACGCCGCCGGTGCCTCGGAGCTGTGCGTGCGGATCGCTCCGGCCGATGGCGAGGGCGTGCTGCTGAGCGCCGTCGACTCCTCGGGGGCACCGGTGTTCTCGGCGCGTTCGGTGGGCTTCCGGACGGTGACGGCCGAGCAGTTGGGCGTCGAGGAAGGCGCCGTGGCGCCGGTGCGACGCCGTGCGACGACCCGCCGGGCCGTGGGCGAGGAGGGCGGCGCGCGGCTGCGCCGGCGGCTGGCCGCGCTGCCCGAGGGCGAGCGTGACCGGGAGCTGCTGGACCTGGTCCGCACGCAGGTCGCGGAGGTACTGGGGCATCCGTCCGGCTCCCTGGTGGAACCGGACGAGGCGTTCCAGGAGCTCGGTTTCGACTCGATGGCCGCGACGGAGCTGCGCCGCCGGCTGGGCGGTGCCACGGGTCTGGAACTGCCGGCGACGCTCGCCTTCGACCAGCCCAGCGCCCGTGCCGTGGCCGGTTATCTGCGGGCCGAGCTGGCGCCGCCGCCCGTGGATCCCGTGGCGTCCGTGCTGGCGGAGGTCGACCGGCTGGCGGAGGCACTGGCCATGGTGCCCGTCGGCGACGACGGCGGGCGGACCCGGGTCGGCGCCCGGCTGGAGGCGCTGGCGCGCCGCTGGCAGGACCTCGCGGGGCGCGAGGTCGAGGCCGTCGAGGAGGACCTCGGCTCGGCCACTGACGACGAACTGTTCGAGGCGCTCGACCGCGAACTCGGCTTGTCCTGA